The Parashewanella spongiae genome has a window encoding:
- the lptD gene encoding LPS assembly protein LptD: MKIRYFLALSLSPQLGFAQDITTSNTQTSAPTQAAAGQCVIVTPVAPRRNVLTNADIESGDINVEADHAEAKMGKEAHFSGGVTFSHGERQIYAEEATLNRETQQLSAKGNLTLEDPRLTITADSIDAEIEANNAVMKGAEYWIKGQQVHGAARELEITPNNDLILSNSSFTTCPPGQESWKLQAGRIKINSEEEWGEIWNAKLKIADVPVLYIPYMSIPISDKRKSGLLFPKFSTSTINGVEVATPIYWNINPQYDLTYTPHYMSNRGLFNKLEFRYLLDNEQSGQLNVEYLPTDDSLNGSPNRYLYHWDHQGKVDDNWRFMANFTDVSDNNYFTDLDSDIRKSHDNQLIRVGEVNYLEKNWDLGLKVQDIKVLGISDKPYQVMPQLRWNYRALNVFKNINFSMYSEVSNFENKDNAQSSATRLHLEPSVILPIYGPAGSFTTELKLYQTNYWQDDSRVAEAAQLSPLDDSVSRTIPSVRIHGQINFEKQLQLFNQSYRQTLEPQAQYLYVGHQDQSKIGLYDSALLQEDYYGLFRDRRFSGLDRIADANQFTVGLTTRLFDEHNKEQMKFSFGQIFYLRDSRVNLNNSENIVNRPSSSVLAAELDAHIYNDWYLGSEIQYDTKNRESKKTEFTLDFRPENNKLFQLSYRFVPDLLNTNTNNQVDIAQAGTRVAWPIKDNLYYVGNWYYDLKQKRSVEAYTGFQYESCCWAVRLSYRYRIKANYDDNFTPTPDEREQFESGVYLNFVIKGLGSAGSLGVTDMLNDGIFNYRKPLYLRN; the protein is encoded by the coding sequence ATGAAAATTCGCTACTTTCTGGCTTTGAGTTTGTCACCTCAGCTCGGGTTTGCTCAAGATATTACGACAAGCAACACTCAGACTTCTGCTCCTACACAGGCTGCCGCAGGGCAGTGTGTCATTGTTACTCCGGTTGCGCCAAGGCGTAATGTTCTCACCAACGCCGATATTGAAAGTGGGGACATTAATGTTGAGGCTGATCATGCCGAAGCTAAAATGGGTAAAGAGGCTCATTTTTCTGGTGGGGTAACCTTTAGTCATGGAGAGCGACAAATCTATGCTGAAGAAGCTACGTTAAACCGCGAAACACAACAGCTATCCGCTAAAGGCAATCTTACCCTTGAAGATCCACGATTAACCATTACTGCTGACTCCATTGATGCTGAGATCGAAGCCAATAATGCAGTGATGAAGGGCGCAGAATATTGGATTAAAGGGCAGCAAGTACATGGCGCTGCCCGTGAGCTTGAAATTACGCCGAATAATGATTTGATACTATCAAACAGTAGTTTCACAACATGCCCACCCGGACAAGAATCTTGGAAGCTTCAAGCGGGTCGCATTAAAATAAACAGCGAAGAGGAATGGGGCGAAATTTGGAATGCGAAGTTAAAAATTGCTGATGTACCTGTGTTATATATTCCTTATATGAGCATTCCTATTTCTGATAAACGAAAATCAGGTTTGCTGTTTCCAAAGTTTAGTACCAGCACAATTAATGGTGTTGAAGTCGCAACCCCAATTTATTGGAATATAAATCCTCAATATGATTTAACCTATACACCGCATTACATGTCTAATCGTGGCTTGTTCAATAAGCTCGAGTTTCGTTATTTATTAGACAATGAACAAAGTGGTCAACTTAATGTTGAATACCTGCCAACAGATGATTCATTGAATGGTAGCCCAAACCGTTATTTATATCACTGGGATCATCAAGGTAAAGTCGATGATAACTGGCGGTTTATGGCAAACTTTACAGATGTTTCAGATAATAACTACTTCACCGACCTTGATTCGGACATCAGAAAGTCCCATGACAATCAATTAATTCGTGTTGGTGAAGTTAATTATTTAGAAAAAAATTGGGATTTAGGGTTAAAAGTTCAAGACATTAAAGTATTAGGGATATCTGATAAACCCTATCAAGTGATGCCCCAATTGAGGTGGAACTACCGAGCGCTTAATGTGTTTAAAAACATCAATTTTTCGATGTACTCTGAAGTCAGTAATTTTGAAAATAAAGATAATGCACAAAGTTCAGCGACTCGTCTTCACCTTGAACCCAGTGTTATTTTGCCAATTTATGGTCCTGCAGGCTCATTTACTACCGAGCTAAAATTGTATCAAACCAATTATTGGCAAGATGATTCTCGAGTTGCTGAAGCGGCGCAATTATCACCACTAGATGATAGTGTGAGCCGCACCATTCCATCGGTAAGAATACATGGACAAATTAATTTTGAAAAACAACTCCAGCTTTTCAATCAATCCTATCGTCAGACACTAGAGCCACAGGCACAGTACCTTTATGTGGGACACCAAGATCAATCCAAAATAGGCCTTTATGATAGTGCATTATTACAAGAAGATTATTATGGCTTATTTAGAGATCGTCGCTTTTCAGGTTTAGATCGTATTGCCGATGCCAATCAATTTACAGTTGGTCTTACCACGCGTTTATTTGATGAACACAACAAAGAGCAAATGAAGTTCAGTTTTGGACAAATTTTCTATTTGCGAGATAGCCGTGTGAATTTAAATAATTCTGAAAATATCGTGAATCGACCGTCTTCATCTGTCCTTGCTGCTGAATTGGATGCGCATATTTATAACGATTGGTATTTAGGCTCAGAAATACAGTATGACACCAAGAACAGAGAATCTAAAAAGACGGAGTTTACACTTGATTTTCGACCAGAAAATAACAAGTTATTTCAATTGAGTTATCGATTTGTGCCCGATTTGCTGAATACCAATACGAATAACCAAGTGGATATCGCTCAGGCCGGCACTCGAGTAGCATGGCCCATAAAAGACAACTTATATTATGTCGGCAATTGGTATTACGATCTTAAGCAAAAGCGAAGCGTAGAAGCTTATACAGGCTTTCAATATGAGTCATGTTGTTGGGCTGTTAGACTAAGCTATCGTTATCGTATAAAAGCGAACTATGACGATAATTTTACGCCAACTCCTGATGAGAGAGAGCAATTTGAAAGTGGTGTATATTTGAACTTTGTAATTAAAGGACTCGGTAGCGCCGGTTCATTAGGTGTAACAGATATGTTGAACGATGGCATATTTAATTATCGAAAACCGCTTTATTTACGAAATTAA
- a CDS encoding ankyrin repeat domain-containing protein, which produces MCNPLGAVSSNTSIAAQLDFQPQQANLESNTVDIDGQLFRVSLLGQYDAFLKFIRDEEVTKNHAELELTDDVAKLPGANFDEKLTGVIMRAEQQGKAILARDTKGREDYFARLEKLKTHIIGQINFAQQLPDDALLFLVEFSNRLDEMKLWPESQQLLHLGAFPMAVESEGEWRCIDGLRIRLDLCDRPSTTIFNLLCRDQMNDALLKLTSKVKSANRVHLAAAVPWVLTGIDSQKDTHFKLPLHDLCASDIYDLLLTAPEDYHRHLLSSIDDYLELSQQVLFLKEQYIQSEDDDLLMEIDGIVDRLKENAWTALLKLAPNHFYDGSQTRESISNELLKRIQTNQQLTRFIKSVFTPEKPELTDYTDNISHWCEKLYCGDFCALAALVVYCLPVFDKRPLMMCLLSHTWRTLYSDTLCRHLEQLKVKSEFVTVWSKQIVERLTEFNAKYDEVVEKYLNNREVWQTLPLNRKQDLLQQCISGGVSFSIIQALHNSGADEVPLSSLNWRAWVNSRDWPKLIDLLSHQVNFNEVIHYSLPIIRNDNQLLHIAAYFGRADVVEALLKTPDIEVHSANKNGYTPLHVACGLGKEKVVKVLLDYKGQPPNAGIGLTREHSTSNNSPLFEACVAGHDGVVKVLLDYKGQHPEADIGLSREHSTHKNTPLHEACIDGHDGVVKVLLDYKGQHPNADIGLLREHSETKNTPLHEACIDGHDGVVKVLLDYKGQHPNADIGLLREHSTFNTTPLHAACSISKEKVVKVLLDYKGHNSKADIGLTKGHSTHQNTPLYEACIAGHDGVVKVLLDYKGQYSEADIGLSREHLTHKNTPLHAACIAGHDGVVKVLLDYKGQHPEADIGLLRERLTYKTTPLHTACRLGKEGVVKLLLDHKGQYPEADIGLTREHSTYKNTPLYEACIAGHYGVVKVLLDYKGQHPDANIGLTKEHLIYKNTPLHAACIAGHDGVVKVLLDYKGQHPEADIGLFRERLTHKTMPLHAACRLGKEEVVKLLLDHKGQYPEADIGLTWEHSTYKNTPLHEACIAGHDGVVKVLLDYKGQHHNVDIGLTKEHSESKNTPLHAACIAGHDGVVKVLLDYKGQDPKADIGLTKEHSIYKNTPLHAACILGKEKVVKSLLDYKGQYPKADIGLAKMHALYPNTPLHVACITGHDGVVKVLLDYKVQYSKEDIGLTKEHPKSKNTPLYEACIAGHDGVVKVLLDYKGQYPEADIGLTSKHSTYKDTPLHGACCLGEEKVVKVLLDYLSIHPIDSIRLFSKEFGMSPLKLACKYKREVVITLILTWKGIELVSRKDKIGVFFAKK; this is translated from the coding sequence ATGTGCAATCCCCTAGGCGCCGTCAGCTCAAATACTTCAATCGCTGCACAGTTAGACTTTCAGCCTCAGCAGGCAAACCTTGAATCAAACACCGTTGATATTGACGGTCAGTTGTTTAGGGTCAGCCTGCTTGGGCAATATGATGCATTCCTCAAATTTATTCGTGATGAAGAAGTAACGAAAAACCACGCTGAACTAGAGTTAACTGATGATGTAGCGAAGTTACCAGGAGCAAATTTTGATGAAAAATTAACAGGCGTGATAATGCGGGCTGAGCAACAAGGAAAGGCCATTCTAGCTCGGGACACCAAAGGCAGGGAGGATTATTTTGCGCGACTCGAAAAATTAAAGACGCATATTATTGGTCAAATCAATTTCGCTCAACAATTACCGGATGACGCCTTACTTTTTCTTGTTGAATTTTCAAACAGACTGGACGAAATGAAACTCTGGCCTGAGTCACAGCAACTGCTTCATCTCGGTGCCTTTCCTATGGCGGTTGAAAGCGAAGGTGAATGGCGGTGCATAGACGGTCTTCGAATTCGTTTGGATTTGTGTGATAGACCATCGACAACGATTTTTAATTTATTGTGTCGGGATCAAATGAATGACGCATTACTGAAGTTAACTTCAAAGGTTAAGTCTGCCAATCGTGTACATTTAGCGGCGGCGGTGCCTTGGGTGCTTACGGGGATCGACTCTCAGAAAGACACTCATTTTAAGTTACCGCTGCACGATCTGTGTGCGTCAGATATTTATGATTTACTTCTCACTGCTCCAGAAGATTATCACCGCCATTTATTGAGCAGTATTGACGATTATTTGGAATTATCGCAGCAGGTATTATTTCTGAAAGAGCAATACATTCAGTCAGAGGATGATGATCTGCTAATGGAAATAGATGGCATAGTTGATCGGTTAAAGGAAAACGCTTGGACTGCGTTATTAAAACTGGCTCCTAACCATTTTTATGATGGCAGCCAGACAAGAGAGAGTATCAGTAATGAGCTTTTAAAGCGTATTCAGACAAACCAGCAGCTAACACGTTTTATAAAAAGTGTATTTACACCGGAAAAGCCTGAGCTAACGGATTACACTGACAATATCAGCCACTGGTGTGAAAAACTTTATTGTGGTGATTTCTGTGCGCTGGCAGCACTGGTTGTTTACTGTCTCCCCGTGTTTGATAAACGTCCGTTGATGATGTGTTTATTGTCACATACATGGCGAACTCTCTACAGTGATACGCTATGTAGGCACCTTGAACAGTTAAAAGTTAAGTCGGAGTTTGTCACTGTTTGGAGTAAGCAAATTGTTGAGCGATTAACTGAATTTAATGCAAAATACGATGAGGTAGTAGAAAAATACCTGAATAACAGAGAGGTTTGGCAAACCTTACCGTTAAACCGTAAACAAGACTTATTGCAGCAATGCATCTCAGGCGGCGTCAGTTTTTCTATAATACAAGCGCTTCATAACTCAGGAGCTGATGAGGTACCTTTAAGTTCACTTAATTGGCGAGCTTGGGTAAATTCAAGAGACTGGCCAAAATTAATTGATTTATTGAGTCATCAGGTTAATTTCAATGAAGTAATACATTACTCTTTACCTATCATTAGAAATGATAATCAACTGTTGCATATCGCAGCGTACTTTGGGCGGGCAGATGTGGTGGAAGCATTATTGAAGACTCCGGATATTGAGGTTCATAGCGCTAACAAAAACGGGTATACGCCATTGCATGTGGCCTGCGGTCTTGGTAAAGAGAAGGTGGTGAAGGTATTGCTGGATTATAAGGGGCAGCCCCCTAATGCCGGTATTGGGCTAACCAGGGAGCATTCAACAAGTAATAATTCACCACTGTTTGAGGCTTGTGTCGCTGGTCATGATGGTGTGGTGAAGGTACTACTGGATTATAAGGGGCAGCACCCTGAGGCTGATATCGGGCTATCCAGAGAACATTCAACACATAAGAATACGCCACTGCATGAGGCTTGTATAGATGGTCATGATGGCGTGGTGAAGGTACTGCTGGATTATAAAGGGCAGCACCCTAATGCCGATATTGGGCTGCTCAGGGAGCATTCAGAAACTAAGAATACGCCACTGCATGAGGCTTGTATAGATGGTCATGATGGCGTGGTGAAGGTACTGCTGGATTATAAGGGGCAGCACCCTAATGCCGATATTGGGCTGCTCAGGGAGCATTCAACATTTAATACTACACCACTGCATGCGGCCTGCAGTATTAGTAAAGAGAAGGTGGTAAAGGTACTGCTTGATTATAAGGGGCATAACTCTAAGGCCGATATCGGGCTAACCAAGGGGCATTCAACACATCAAAATACGCCACTGTATGAGGCTTGTATCGCTGGTCATGATGGTGTAGTGAAGGTACTGCTGGATTATAAAGGGCAATACTCTGAGGCTGATATCGGACTGAGCAGAGAGCATTTAACACATAAAAATACGCCACTGCATGCGGCTTGTATCGCTGGCCATGATGGTGTGGTGAAGGTACTACTCGATTATAAGGGGCAGCACCCTGAGGCTGATATCGGGCTGCTCAGGGAGCGTTTAACATATAAGACCACGCCACTGCATACTGCTTGCCGTCTTGGTAAAGAGGGGGTGGTTAAGTTATTGCTGGACCATAAGGGGCAGTACCCTGAGGCTGATATTGGGCTAACTCGGGAGCATTCAACATATAAAAATACGCCACTGTATGAGGCTTGTATCGCTGGTCATTATGGTGTAGTGAAGGTACTACTGGATTATAAGGGGCAGCACCCTGATGCTAATATCGGACTGACCAAGGAGCATTTAATATATAAAAATACGCCACTGCACGCGGCTTGTATCGCTGGTCATGATGGTGTGGTGAAGGTACTACTGGATTATAAGGGGCAGCACCCTGAGGCTGATATCGGGCTATTCAGGGAGCGTTTAACACATAAGACTATGCCACTGCATGCAGCTTGCCGCCTTGGTAAAGAGGAGGTGGTTAAGTTATTGCTGGACCATAAGGGGCAGTACCCTGAGGCTGATATTGGGCTAACATGGGAGCATTCAACATATAAAAATACGCCACTGCATGAGGCTTGTATCGCCGGTCATGATGGTGTGGTGAAGGTACTACTGGATTATAAGGGGCAGCACCATAATGTCGATATCGGGCTAACCAAAGAGCATTCAGAATCTAAGAATACGCCATTGCATGCGGCTTGTATCGCCGGTCATGATGGTGTGGTGAAGGTACTGCTGGATTATAAGGGGCAAGATCCTAAAGCTGATATCGGGCTAACCAAAGAGCATTCAATATACAAAAATACGCCACTGCATGCGGCCTGCATTCTTGGTAAAGAGAAAGTGGTGAAGTCATTGCTGGATTATAAGGGGCAGTACCCTAAAGCCGATATTGGGCTAGCAAAAATGCACGCCCTTTACCCCAATACGCCATTGCATGTAGCTTGTATCACCGGTCATGATGGTGTGGTGAAGGTACTGCTGGATTATAAGGTGCAGTACTCTAAGGAGGATATCGGGCTAACCAAGGAGCATCCAAAATCTAAGAATACGCCACTGTATGAGGCTTGTATCGCCGGTCATGATGGCGTGGTGAAGGTACTACTGGATTATAAGGGTCAGTACCCTGAGGCTGATATTGGGCTGACCAGTAAGCATTCAACATATAAAGATACCCCATTGCATGGGGCCTGCTGTCTTGGGGAAGAGAAGGTGGTGAAGGTACTGCTGGACTATTTATCCATACATCCGATAGATTCTATTCGATTGTTTAGTAAGGAATTTGGAATGTCACCGCTAAAACTGGCATGCAAATATAAGCGCGAGGTTGTAATTACTCTCATACTCACATGGAAAGGTATTGAGTTGGTGTCCAGGAAAGATAAAATAGGTGTGTTTTTTGCGAAAAAATAA
- a CDS encoding D-2-hydroxyacid dehydrogenase: MNITVLDYHTLNSGDIDDSELLNLANVTCYPRTAEKDIVDRAFESEIILTNKTPLSATTLANLPNLKLISVLATGTNVVDIAAANKLGITVCNVPAYSTESVAQMVFAHILNHYQRVAQHHRAVAKGDWQNCNDFCFRHGSLQSLKNKTIGIIGFGETGKQAAQIAAAFGMKVIVHSRTQPEVLPPNTTLSDLSSLFQQSDIVSLHCPLTPHTEQLVNHKTLSLMKTDALLINCARGGLINEQDLADKLKTGTLFAGVDVLSTEPPATDNPLLSAPNISITPHIAWATLEARQALIKVTVANIKSYLAGELQNLVHA; this comes from the coding sequence ATGAACATAACTGTACTTGACTATCACACTTTAAACTCAGGTGACATTGACGACTCCGAGCTATTAAATTTGGCCAATGTAACCTGTTATCCAAGAACGGCTGAAAAAGATATTGTGGATAGAGCCTTTGAAAGTGAAATTATTCTCACCAATAAAACGCCGCTTTCAGCCACAACTCTTGCTAATTTACCCAATTTAAAATTGATCAGCGTATTAGCTACTGGCACCAATGTTGTTGATATTGCTGCAGCTAATAAGCTGGGTATCACAGTGTGTAACGTTCCGGCTTATAGCACTGAGTCTGTCGCTCAAATGGTGTTTGCACATATATTAAACCACTACCAGCGAGTCGCTCAGCATCACCGAGCCGTAGCTAAAGGTGATTGGCAAAACTGCAATGATTTTTGCTTTCGTCATGGTTCTCTACAATCATTAAAAAATAAGACTATTGGGATTATCGGTTTTGGTGAAACCGGTAAACAAGCGGCTCAAATCGCCGCAGCGTTTGGCATGAAGGTCATAGTACACTCACGAACTCAGCCTGAAGTTTTGCCACCTAATACCACATTGAGTGATTTATCTTCGTTATTTCAACAATCTGATATTGTATCTTTACATTGTCCGTTAACTCCTCATACAGAGCAGTTAGTTAACCATAAAACACTCTCGCTAATGAAAACAGATGCCCTGCTCATCAATTGCGCCAGAGGTGGCTTAATCAATGAACAAGATTTAGCCGACAAGCTCAAAACTGGAACATTATTCGCTGGTGTTGACGTGTTATCGACAGAGCCACCAGCGACAGATAATCCATTACTATCAGCACCAAATATCAGCATTACCCCTCATATTGCTTGGGCAACATTAGAAGCAAGACAAGCTTTGATAAAAGTGACAGTTGCTAATATTAAAAGTTATTTGGCAGGTGAGTTGCAGAACCTTGTGCATGCTTAG
- a CDS encoding aminoglycoside phosphotransferase family protein — protein MPLSDPRFICLTQWLEKYFGEPVSISLVSGDASFRRYFRVIRPNSNYIAVDSPVDLVPIDPFIEMANAYTLAGLKVPKVIATDKTQGFMLLSDLGDIQLLNQLTENTVHHYYSEALNLLPKVTRVNGTTQHALPQFDQAFILKELNIFNEWLLEFHLNLKIDSETQTMLDTCFEDLTNNALQQPQYAMHRDYHSRNIMLQDNQLHLIDFQDTVIGPVTYDAVSLLRDCYIIWPEECIQQLMQHHYQLCKAHKLINESISFAQYQHWFDLMGMQRHIKIAGIFARLYHRDNKSGYLKDIPQALKYLIQVSAKYSEFASLKHWIECEILPRVEDKL, from the coding sequence ATGCCTTTGTCAGATCCGAGATTTATTTGTTTAACCCAATGGCTTGAAAAATATTTTGGCGAGCCAGTATCCATTTCACTTGTTTCGGGTGATGCCAGTTTTCGTCGTTACTTCCGAGTCATACGACCAAACTCTAACTATATTGCCGTTGATTCACCCGTCGATCTCGTGCCAATAGATCCGTTCATCGAGATGGCAAATGCTTATACCCTAGCGGGATTAAAAGTTCCAAAAGTAATCGCTACTGATAAAACTCAAGGCTTTATGCTGTTATCCGACCTTGGCGATATTCAACTACTGAACCAACTAACCGAAAATACTGTACATCACTATTATTCAGAAGCATTAAATTTGCTTCCAAAAGTGACGAGAGTCAATGGCACTACTCAGCATGCTCTACCTCAGTTCGACCAAGCATTTATCTTAAAAGAGCTGAATATTTTCAACGAGTGGCTACTCGAGTTTCATTTAAATCTAAAAATAGACTCAGAAACTCAAACCATGCTTGACACTTGCTTTGAAGACTTAACAAACAATGCCTTGCAACAACCTCAGTATGCTATGCATCGAGATTATCATAGTCGAAATATCATGTTGCAAGATAATCAGCTACATTTAATCGATTTTCAAGACACAGTCATTGGCCCTGTAACATACGATGCCGTATCGCTTTTACGTGATTGCTATATTATTTGGCCAGAAGAGTGTATTCAGCAACTTATGCAACATCATTATCAGCTCTGCAAAGCGCACAAACTCATTAATGAAAGCATCAGTTTTGCTCAATACCAACACTGGTTTGATTTAATGGGAATGCAACGTCATATTAAAATTGCCGGTATTTTTGCCAGACTCTATCATCGTGATAATAAAAGTGGCTATCTAAAAGATATTCCTCAAGCACTTAAATATCTTATCCAAGTTTCAGCTAAATACTCAGAATTCGCATCACTAAAGCACTGGATTGAATGTGAGATATTACCTCGCGTTGAGGATAAATTATGA
- the murU gene encoding N-acetylmuramate alpha-1-phosphate uridylyltransferase MurU: MKAMILAAGRGARLAPLTDTKPKPLVEVNGKPLIVYHIERLASAGFKQIVINTAWLGEMLPKALGDGRQWNIELIYSNEIEALETGGGIKNALPLLGHAPFFVINGDVYIDALPTSLQDIKLNKNRLAHLWLVKNPNHNLNGDFSLIDNKISNIGENKYTFAGIGLYHPDLFTNAPDGAFPLPQILRPAIDNNKINGELLSGNWCDVGTLQRLNELNQSMNKQ; the protein is encoded by the coding sequence ATGAAAGCTATGATCCTTGCCGCAGGTCGCGGCGCTCGCTTAGCCCCTCTGACAGACACCAAACCTAAACCTTTGGTTGAAGTAAACGGCAAACCTTTAATCGTTTATCACATAGAGCGTTTAGCGTCAGCAGGTTTCAAACAAATCGTCATTAATACGGCATGGTTGGGTGAAATGTTGCCGAAAGCATTAGGTGATGGCCGCCAGTGGAACATTGAACTCATTTACAGCAATGAAATTGAGGCCCTAGAAACCGGAGGAGGCATAAAAAATGCTTTACCATTACTGGGCCATGCGCCATTTTTTGTTATCAATGGCGATGTTTACATTGATGCCTTACCCACATCGCTTCAGGACATTAAGCTAAATAAAAATCGATTAGCGCATTTATGGTTGGTGAAAAACCCAAATCACAACCTAAATGGTGATTTTTCGTTAATAGACAATAAAATCAGCAATATTGGCGAAAACAAATATACATTTGCAGGCATTGGCCTATATCATCCCGATCTATTTACCAATGCACCTGATGGCGCCTTCCCATTACCGCAGATATTGCGCCCTGCCATCGACAATAACAAAATCAATGGTGAGCTGCTATCAGGCAATTGGTGTGATGTGGGTACATTGCAACGTTTGAATGAATTAAACCAATCAATGAACAAACAATAG
- the djlA gene encoding co-chaperone DjlA: MKIWGKVFGVIIGFMFGRFFGALLGLWLGHAYDRRQGMVGLLKTAAQRQAQFFNSTFAVMGHVAKASGQVTETDIRIATMLMQQMRLQGDAKRDAQNAFREGKQADFDLEACLQSFRQIAGRRTELLKMFLEIQIQTALADGELHPKELQVLSSIAKQLGFSQQQLESMLERWKAEFKFQQSASGSNTTSEADAYQLLGLTGSSSDKDIKRAYRKLMNEHHPDKLVAKGLPNEMMELAKRKAQDIQAAYDKIKHTRGFK; the protein is encoded by the coding sequence ATGAAGATTTGGGGCAAGGTCTTTGGTGTAATTATCGGCTTTATGTTTGGTCGATTTTTTGGTGCCTTACTTGGACTCTGGTTAGGTCACGCTTACGATCGTCGTCAAGGAATGGTCGGCTTATTAAAAACAGCAGCACAACGCCAAGCTCAGTTCTTTAACAGCACTTTTGCAGTGATGGGTCACGTCGCTAAAGCATCTGGTCAAGTGACTGAAACTGATATCCGCATTGCTACAATGTTAATGCAGCAAATGCGCTTACAAGGTGATGCTAAACGTGATGCTCAAAATGCATTTCGTGAAGGAAAACAGGCTGATTTTGATTTAGAAGCTTGCTTACAAAGCTTTAGACAAATCGCTGGCCGACGCACTGAACTGCTCAAGATGTTCTTAGAAATTCAAATCCAAACGGCATTAGCGGACGGCGAACTTCACCCCAAAGAGCTGCAAGTTTTATCCTCTATAGCCAAGCAGCTTGGTTTTAGTCAGCAGCAACTCGAAAGCATGTTAGAACGCTGGAAAGCAGAATTTAAATTCCAGCAGTCAGCCTCGGGCAGCAATACCACTTCTGAGGCCGACGCTTACCAACTGCTTGGGCTTACGGGATCATCATCAGATAAAGACATCAAACGCGCCTATCGTAAACTGATGAATGAGCATCACCCCGATAAATTAGTAGCAAAGGGGTTACCTAACGAGATGATGGAGCTAGCCAAACGCAAAGCCCAAGATATCCAAGCCGCTTACGACAAAATTAAACATACCCGTGGGTTTAAATAA